The DNA sequence CCCCCTGCCCCGCCCGCCCCGCCCCCCGCCCCGCCCCCCGCGCGCCGGCTCGCGCGGTACTCCACGCCCGGGTCGAACTGCATCAGCACGAACACCTGCAACACCGCGTTCTTAACCTGTATCCTCGTAACCTCGGAAAATTGCTCTTATTGGTAAATTCGCCTCGTAATTAGACTCCGCTAACGAAAGTGATCTCATTGTAAAATTTACCGCGTTATTTAGCATTCGCAAACGAAATCGCCCTTTTTTGTAATGACGCTAGTTTGAGCGCTTGGAGTGAGTGGCGATGATGCTATCTGGCAAGCAGGATACGGAATTTAGGGTTCGGAATGTATGGTTTTACAGAGCTACACTTTTAATAGAACAAATATCTTTCAAGAATAGATTAcctctttttatattaaaatgactaataataaacttgggaatcgaacccagaaCTTCTCAAACAGTGTCAAAGATGAAATATTGAAGTAATTATACACAAATGTCACGGACCCGATATAGGACGATGCAGAGCATGAGCACTAACAGGTCGTAATACTCGCCTTGCGCAAGTGTCCCATCGTGGAGGGATATCTTAGGCTAGTGGTCCACCAAAGCGAGATTTGACCAACGCGGCATCCCTGTAGTTTAATGAGAAAATGCCCTAACCTGATCAGTGGGCAGCAGCGAGAAGTCATCGGGCGGGTTGGTGATCACATATCGCTTGCTGCTCGCGTCACACGTGGAGGACGTGTCTCGGAACCGGTACAGGCCGATGCAGAGCATGCCGTACGTGCGTAGTGCGGCTACAAACAGGTCACCGTACTTTCCCGCCTCGCCGAATTGGGCTAGTGGCCCATCGTAGAGGGAAATTTGGCCGACGCGGCATCTGTCCCTGTGTATTAATAATGTGTAAGCAATAATGGACGATGACAATACTTTTTCGCTTGAGAGCAAGTGagaaaataactacaatattttgttagttaGGACCAGTAGTAATTTGTAAagtaaatagaataaaaatatttaaaatattcattataagTAAACCCGAGCTCGTAGCTCAACTTCTTTCAGATCAgaatatgtgaaaaaaaacacaaacttATTTTCACACTTATAACCAAATTAGAAatagtacaaaaataataaaaataacactaaGGAAATCTTAcacaaataacataaatttatttacttaatatcTACTAAAAGCATACCTATTAGCCAAACTCTCAGGCGTAGAATAACCACCGCGGAGGCCGGCTCCTTCAGCCAATATCAGTTCCAGTTCTGGCGTCGCACCACCCGTTATCAGTGATCTGATTAGCGTTAGCGCGTTTTGGTTGAAGTACGTCTGGAAATTCagtttgttataatttaatggTGTAAGATGATATAACATTGATATTTGGTGTTATAAAAgtgaaagaaattttaaaaccaaGAGGTTCACTTTATCCTGTACAAGTcataataacacaaaaattcaaacaatttttttataatattagggcAGATACATCTACaagataaaacaaatttaccGTTTTGAAATATCGCTGTTATCCTGTTAATCTtctcttaaaattttattttcataaattgatTGTCTATTTAACTGACAAACAGCAGAACACATCTAGAAGGTGTGAAACCTGCCTGCAAATTCTATCTTTGAAGTAATTTGTACTTTACTTCTACACAATATCCATATTTAACACATAAAAACAgtacaatatatgaaaaaataacaataaacaagAAGTCTCACAGTGGACATAAGCGAGTCGAGCACGCTGACAGCGAAGGCGGTGCCGCAGGCGAAGGGCTGCGTGAGGTACAGCTCCGTGTCCgggtcgtcgtcgtcgtcctGGTCCAGGAACTGCACGTTGCTGTCGTTCACCAGCTCTgcgaattaaataaaaaaatcgtcttttctttttttttctagctCTCTTAAAATGGATAAGATTGTTGAAAGTCAGAGgtttaaatctaaaaaaaagaatacatGCGATTTTATACCGGGTTGGCAGTTGGCAGTTTGTTACTAACCGAGAAGCtaagttatatattttaacattttgttgaaattgcatttttaattacctatatttaattttaagctattgcatagcttctttcgcgggccttgagcgcggggaccgaatcgagaaattccgtaacgaaaaaacctcacgctcctcaCTCCGACGGGTgaaggtgtggcttgaaggcatagcatgcaatagctttaccgcggcagtcctcgagtgccacacgtcgttttttttatttttgttgaacATGAACATAAATTGAATTTCGACGACAAAAATCGACGACGTAAACATTACCAGTATTATTGTACCGGCGACCGAAGCGCCACAGTGTTATTTGTGATTTATCGCACGAGCAGCGCATCACTCCATACTAACCAGTGATCATCGGCACATTAGCGCCATACACCGAGCCCCTCCGCTGCAGCAGCACGGGCGCGGGCGAAGCGCCGGGCGGCGCGGGCGCAGCGCTGGCCCCGTTCGTGGCCCCGGCACTCAACACGCCGATCGTGTCGTCGAACGTCATAGCCTTGATGTTCAGCGAAGCCAGGATAGCTTCCTTGTCCGCCAGCGTCGGGTCATCGTTGGATGGCACCTTCGCTGACAGGATGCAGCACATGTCGCACAGGTTCACGTTCACTGCACGCAAGTCGGCTCGGCTTAGCGGTGAACCCTGCGGAGTAACGGGCCTGGATGATGTTGTTTTGTACATAGTTTAGTTTGGGTATGAATGTCATAGTcgaaatacaattttattgatagtcttatcaataaaattttatttttacaaaacggttcaattaaataaaattcatgaacatgtttttttaagctactgcatagcttctattgcgggccttgagcgcggggaccgaatcgagaaattccgtaacgaaaaaacctcacgctcccccactccgacgggcggaggtgtgtcttgaaggcatagcatgcaatagctttaccgcggcagtccccgagtgccacacgtcgtttttttttcaatctgaaataaacatttgagAAAACATATCTGCACAGTCGGATTTTTagtgggaaaataatatatactctcATATACTTACCTAAAGTACGTTCAAACGtcatttaatttctaaactcATGCTTCCaatttttacgtatttatcCGCTCCGCAGATTGTGTCATCACTTGGCACTTGGCCaagtattgaaataaacaaaagcaTAACTCACATTCAAAACAGATATCTTTGGTAGATTCTGCAACATCTTCCATTCCCTGCGGATATAGTCGACGCTGCCCACGATGACGACGTGCTTCAGCTCGTGGTAGTGGAAATTGGACGCTCTCAGCGGCATTACGAGATTCCTCAAACCGATTAGCGGCGAATCCGGATCCGCAAATAAACACACTACGACGTGACCGTTCAGTACGGTCATTGCTGCTTGATTTCTATCCTAGAAGGAGAAAGATATAATATCTTaagaaaatgtaatatttaatttaaatatcctGGAAAATGGTACATACAAGTGCAAGGTACATTTTGATTGCACATGTACAAGATACTGTGgaactaataaaaattatatatttacgcATTCTATGGTATCTTAATTTTTGCCTTgcattaacaaatatttttatatcttataaaCTAAATGACTGCGTTTTTTGAGCTACTTtctgataaattaataactaatgTCCAACAGTATTGAGATACGTACTAGTATACAATCTTCTAGATTTCGGGCGGGACTCCAGTGGAACATTCCTGTAGAGTCATATTTCATTTCAGTCTTTTCAAAATCGAAGTCTTTCGACTGGTCGTCCGCCAGACCGGCTGGCAAACTGACACCATTACTATTTTGATTACCACCGCTACTCCGACTCGTTGGCctgtcaatattaaaaaaaataaatgtcacTCAGAGTTTTGGCGGGAAACCGGAACTAAAACGTGCAGTAATTATGTGTATGAATTGTTTCTGTACAATGAAGTAATTAACGTTATATTCTATTCGTTAATTTGTCTTGCCTTAGTGATTCATGTTTCAATATTTATCAAGGgtgaaatattgaaaaataacaaaagtgaaaataaattgaaatttcatAGCCACTAATTTTCCAAAAGGATAGGAGTTAAGATAATGTTAGTTATAATGCACTTCGGTTATTGTGATgcgatattaaaatttgtcaTTATCCTTTTGAAaacttagtaaaaaataatatgcgaAAAAAGGGAAATCGCATAAGTTGAGGTAAAAATTCGAGCAAACTATTGcgtaaaataatcaaaatacaaTCCATTTAGCCGTGTATTGCAATACTAAACAGTGCTGAAAACTTACTACGTTATATACGTTTAACTAACTACACTATATTCTATACGCAACTGATCGCTACAAAATGTTCTAAATTCTAAGCtttcagtcaaaaatttagTGCCGTGCTGCTATCGAGTGCATACAGATCACATTTCATCGAAATAAAACTGGTCACCATACCAAAGCTCTAACGACTAACTTCTACAGTAAAGTCTTATCTACGGAGTAAAAtaattggaaaataaattctGGAATTACATGAGTTTTTTCACTTCGTAGGCTAGGTGATAGGCTTGGTAATTCGTATCTTGCTCTTGCTGATTCCTGTAAACAGGGTCAAATATTCTCCAATGTTTTCAGGAGCCTCGGTAATCGTGCGTAGAATAGGACCTAGTATATTCTAACAGTCATGAAGTATTCGACTCAGTGCCGTGCATAGTGCATCGTGCCCATGAAATCACTTATAAACAACATAgacatttaaattcaattaatgaagcgccatataaaaataaagtaaacgTTAAGAAAAGTTTATTATACACACATTTAGAGCCGACATAATCGAAATTAAACTGTTGAATCGGGAAGAAATCATAAAAAGCACAGGTTCACATCAAGGTAACCTAAATTGCGAGAAATTTAAAGATAAGGGGGcaagttaaaaataagattGTATGATAGCTACCCAACCAAAGCCGAAATCAggaaaacttttataattgtaACTGAAGACATTATTAAAGTTAGTATGAAATCGGTTTTGAATAGATATGTGCGCTCTCGATGATGTTGTATTAATTTTAGCAACCAGATAAAAATTATGGCTGTGATCCTGGTGGAATTGACAGTAAATATGTCCTAATTAAGttggataataattataaactaatttaaaactatttcgCTTATTCAGGTTTCCTATGCTAAAAGTGTCTTCGTGTATTAGGCTTGttgacataaaaatacacaaatgtAACCGTTACCAAAAGTTATCTTTAGAAGAGAAGGAACTTTTATACATACATCTCAATTATATTGCACCAGCAATAACCCGTTCGATTCCTATGTATACCCAAAAGGTAACCCGTCCTCAATATTGAACAATATTCGAAATTGGAAGCATTTTAGCCAGTCAATATtaccagaaaaaaatattggcaTTTTAGCCAGTTAATGTTACCAGAAAAGAATTGATATAACCTTAGCATCTAGGGCAATTTTCTTTAGCGAATCCTTAACTAATTTACCTTTCTTTTTGCGAggattttaagaaataaatgacTTACGTCTCAGGCGGTGCTCTCGTTACGTTTGGCTTCACCTTATTCACTTGTCTCGTTGTTGTCGAGTTCATTAGCTGGTTAGCCATGGGCGAAATGAGCGTTGTTGGCGCGGCGTTGCGATGGTTTCTATTGATCACTGATAacattttgaggttatttaaTGGTATGGAAGTTGGCTACATTTAAGGCTTGTTGCAGAACTTGTTAATTAAGTCaaggtttatattatttgtaatttcaaCTCACAGATTAGTCAATTATATCCAGAAGTAGTAAACCGATAAAAAGTGTTAAAACGATGGAGAGAGCTAGGTTTTCTAAGTCAAGAGAGATAATCTAGATGTGAAGTtacataagaataaaaatacataaattgatttaaatgtaaacaatttaCTGAAAATACTTACGGCTTATATCTTCCCCTCGATCTCGGGCTACTTCACTGCCtgcattaatattaaaaaaataataattattaatcccacgtttttaaaaaaatcaaaattattagCTACAAAAGCAGTTTATCAAGttcttaaatttataaataatatcaatctACGACAGAAGCATATATTGCATTCAGACACCAATATAAATTAGTCAATCAATATCAATACATTAATTAAGATGCAATGTCATGGATACTTGCAAGGCTCGGCAAAGGGTGGCAAGCCAGAATGATAGTAACATCCGCTTTAGAGTTAACCAAGAAGCACAGGTCAATGAACACTttaatttaaaggacatttGCAATAACAATCTGTGATAGTGTGATGCAGAAACAAGGATACATTGGCTTCGTGTATTGCATAGCTTATTGCACTCTggtaatttaaacaaatgtaATTCGATTCCTTCTAGATCGTTCTATGTGTCAGAATTCGGAATGCACCCGTAGAAGCGCCGAGCGGTATCTACGTCGTCAGGTTCATGCTCGACTCAAGCCAACTTCTGATCTCCTGTGGCTTTCCGCCAATTCGGTGCTGTCTATGAATGCATGGTCAAGCAGCTAAGTGCAATATTTTTACCTATGGGCAAGCGTATCTGGCTGTATGTGTGGGccaatgataaaaaaataaaataaaaaacactcaAGTCCTCGGACTCTGAGATGTACCTCGAAGATGGACCTTCTTGGGCAACTCTGGCGGCGTGAAGGTGGGGGGAGGATGGTGGTCATCTGCAAAACATCAGCACATGTTCGCATTCCTATACAACACTCAGTCGATAAATACATTCTACTTCACGACGCAAATATACAGCGTGTGACAAGTAACATGTAGTCAgatataacaaaattttataatgtatgaCACTTagaaaattaagatttcaacTTGGTCGAATAATTAAGGCACTATTTTAGTTTACATGTGGATAAACAAAGTCTACAGGGGACCAAGGTAAAACCAATGttatatcaattaatattatattttactttaaataaaacatttatcacATGCACCATGCAACATCtacaataaacattaaaacattTGACAAGCGAGTGCACTAACACCTACACTACTCTATAACCTACACTAATGTTAGTCAGCATTTAGTTTATGACAAGTTCAATCTTTTCTATTTAATTGCGATGACATATCTAAGAGGGTAATGATAATGAATTAAGGGATGTGATTGATTCAAATGAGGCACCGAATGTACTGAAATTACTATGAATGTAAATAACAAATCGAACTCTTACATTACATTTTAGCAAGTACCATTTCGACGGAATCTGAAGCGTCAATCAACCACTGCAGGGCCCTTATGTTTCTATCAAGGACcatctaattaatttaaaatacccTACACATAATCGGTAAACATTAATATCATAATCCAAGCACAAGTAATCGATAAAAACTAAGACTTTACAACATCAACACCAGAGTCTATCGATGCAGAAATTAGAAATCGATAAGATGAtacctagaaaaaaatattcgtatCGACAATAATTCAGTAACCatacaatatcaaaataaaattataacactCGTTCCGATGGATACATCGGCTAATAGACATTCATCTAACTGCTGTAAATGCACATAGATAACGTATACAAGACAATAATAACGGACACGATATTGATATATATGGACATGGCGAGTTAGGCCGCACCATTGCGTACACCACATCGACATATAGTACACTGATACCAATGCTGAGTTACGTACTTGCCCGGCCAACCATCTGGACGGCTCGTACGCCTTTCCTGAATGTCGCCACTGAACCGAGAAACAACAATTTTAGAAAATGACAATTGTGCGGACAACATATTAAATTTGGTAAGGATCGGGTAAGAAATAGGCCAATTAGTATGCGTATTGCGGAACATATGCAAAGCTTCACCGGCAcataaatatagtaaaatatcCCATTAGATTATATGCGTTTTTGTATTATATCCATAGAATGCtccaattattatcaatatactttttaataagCGAAACAAGTCTTAGTGTGCTCTTTATCGACTCTATAATGGGCATACTGCCCATTACCACGTGACCTTCAAGCACTATATTAATAATCACTAGTGATGTAGCACTGCTATACTAATTGCGTGGAGCATCATTTGTGAGTTAGCGTACTTTAGCTTAAATGTAGATTTATATGAGATGGTTAGTTTGCAAACAAAGTATTATATTGTGAGGTACGGCAATGGCCATTTATTATGCTTTCCGTACCATCAGGAACACTTCGATAAGTATTACTTTGTTTCACCATCCCACTCTGCATCATCATCATTCCGACATCTggaaaaatccaaatactgatgTCCTGTTCGATTTGTAGATCGCTATTTTATCCTGGTGCTGAATATGGCAGATTCAATGAGACATGGCGATGATGACTTTATGGAAACACTTTTGAATCTACCAGATTCAAGGGTGATGTAATGGAAGGCGTTGGTAGAATTTTGGACGTTAGTGACTGTCATTAACACGGAAAAGCCTGAACTGTTTTACAAAGTCTTTGAATAGAGTACAAGCTCACACCTCACGGAGTTCTCTGGCCCTTAGTAACTCTGACTGTCTGAGACATGCTTTCGTGGATTTGCACAGCGTTTTATTGAACTAATTAGTGTTTAGAGTTTTAATGACAAGTGCATCTTGCAGATTGCGTTTTAATTCTACATTTTCAATGTCATGCAATACTTTCTGGACCGGAAGTgcatcatatttatttatatactatgtTGCAATGGTTTATACTGTGCTGGTGGTAGGTAaacgaaaaatattatttttttaaatatatttttatataaatactgtaTGATGCACTAATTGCTGTCaatatatagaatatagaaTTGAGCAAGAGTAATCTGCGAGGCACAGAAATGTGTCAAAATGCGTTTCATGTTTTCATATCGCTGGCGAGCAGACATACACAATGATCGCTAAATATAAGTGAATGCACGGTTCAGAATGCCTTCAAGCCGACCCAGTCTGCGGTAAACAGACGCAACAACACTAAAGCATCgcaaaattatatatacacgaaaaataattagaaaacgTCAATCTTTATGGTTAGGTGGGTTGTGCAAGTTACCTATATCGGCTCCGAGCTTCCGCTGGTGCGCGGTCACTAAAAGTTTAGCcgaacattattattttctcgcaCATAAAGTATACAGCGTGATGTTAATAGTTTATTGTGTTATTGCCCTGCTGTGTGacatttataacaaaacatcAAGTGATTGTGACTATATCAGTTTCAACTCAGAGTTACAACATATATTTCCAGAAAGTATGTCACAGAGttatattcttaaataataaaccatTCTAGATTCTTGTTCTAGATCATGGGAGATTACTATTCGgtaatttaatactatatAACACATCTAATAATAGAAGTAAAATTATCTTACAGTTTTTGCATTTGCACTTTTTGATCAGTGTCTCATCCTTTATATCCTCATGACATGCTTTGCAGTAAAACCAGGCCCTGGAATATGAAATGTTAGATAgtagaaaaagtaaaaatataaatttataaagaatagaaaaaattcgatcacgaggcgggactcgaacccgcatccttcgcgccattccggggcggatgcctaaccaactcagccactcgtgacccgcccgagtaatcgaatttattctatcctttcagttttatgtgtcttaagggacacaccgcgccaTCTactgagatgatttaacaaccatctcaaccaatatgaagcacttttcagtgaatacaatattgtaacgatggaacacgaccttttcttgaatttatatttttttggtttttatggcattcaaatgctttataaatataaatttataaagaatttctattctttataaatttatatttataaagcattataaatttataaagaatagaaattctttataaatttatatttataaagcatttgaatgccataaaaaccaaaaaaatataaattcaaaagtaaaaatgtttataataaaataataggtatttaaagaAAGCAACCTGAGACTCTTCATTTTAAGTGACTCTTATCATTACATGctttttcttcttttcttTGCTAGAGcttgtatacaatattttcacTTATCTTTAAAGATGCATACCCGAATTATTATTACCTTTTAACCTCATCAGCAGACTGCGCTATGAAAAAACCTTGCGTATTGGCGTGTATCTTCGCATTTCTTGGATTTATTGAGATCTTACTGTCCGCTCCTTCCTCACCCTTAATCTCGATCGCCAACAGTAGTAACTTTAGCTTCGTGAAACATAACCTGaagataatattgtattatattttgttcttgAACTGACTAATATTTAGAGTTGACACAAGAGGAGAGAAGCAAAcagaagataatttttttagggaaaaatagaaaattagaGATGTTTTTAAAGAAGTACAGACAAAGCAATTTTGTTTCGtcttttataaacaatttaaaggTTTTGATCAAACTTTTAAAAGAATaaggatattatttatttacaaagttattattagttattagtcAACAATAGCAGAAGTATTCATAAACTGCGCATTAAAAATCCTCAATCCTTACTCGCTAGCTTGAGCAAATGTCATCCCTGTGAAGGATGTGGACAAACTTTCGGTATACATCTCACAGCCGGTCCCTTGTAGGTAATCGTTCTGCCAAGCCTGCGTGTCTGGCGACTGTAATCAACCAATTGTGAGGTGAAGCACGTGCATAGTTAGTCACAGCCTTTGGACTAGTCTAGGGGAAGTTATTTTTTGGAGCGAAGCGGAAAGATAGGATATTTGATATGTTCAAGATTTTTGGGGAGTTTTATACAATGGTGGAATGCTTAGTAAATATTAAGGATCTGTTCCTTAGTAaggtatttattaagttttaggcCCTCATTTAACTTTTCCGTTTCGCTCGTTTTGTATGGAGTAACTGTGGATCAAGTCCTATATTAGTTCTGAGGTATTGTGCTACGGAACTCCTGTGCTGTACTAACATATTCACGGTACTAAATTAATGTTCAAGCCAAGACGGTTATTTCATACGGCGAATGCCATATACAATGTGTCCTGTGACACTACGTCACACCATTTCCCGTATCGGCCACTTACTCTGCGGCTCGTATGAAGTACATGCCGACAAATGCTGAACTCAGCGTGTCTGTATACATCTCCATGCCAGTACCCCTTAAGTAGTCATTTTTCCATTTAACCATTTGTTTCGACTGTGGAAATGTGGCAGAAATATGTTTTACTACAATTTTGTTTAACACTTACTGTATTTATCCCATG is a window from the Colias croceus chromosome 7, ilColCroc2.1 genome containing:
- the LOC123693338 gene encoding calcium-activated potassium channel slowpoke isoform X6, with the translated sequence MASSEEEATTAPSPEDDCLSVRKWWCFLLSSIFTFLAGLLVVLLCRACAFVCCRREPELSPNDPKQKEQKAARQGKQEFEGTFMTEAKDWAGELISGQTTTGRILVVLVFILSIASLIIYFIDASSEEVERCQKWSDNITQQIDLAFNIFFMVYFFIRFIAASDKLWFMLEMYSFVDYFTIPPSFVSIYLDRTWIGLRFLRALRLMTVPDILQYLNILKTSSSIRLAQLVSIFISVWLTAAGIIHLLENSGDPLEFDNAQSLSYWTCVYFLIVTMSTVGYGDVFCHTVLGRTFLVFFLLVGLAMFASSIPEIIELVGSRSKYGGELKREHGKRHIVVCGHITYESVSHFLKDFLHEDREDVDVEVVFLHRKPPDLELEGLFKRHFTTVEFFQGTIMNPIDLQRVKVHEADACLVLANKYCQDPDAEDAANIMRVISIKNYSDDIRVIIQLMQYHNKAYLLNIPSWDWKQGDDVICLAELKLGFIAQSCLAPGFSTMMANLFAMRSFKTSPDTQAWQNDYLQGTGCEMYTESLSTSFTGMTFAQASELCFTKLKLLLLAIEIKGEEGADSKISINPRNAKIHANTQGFFIAQSADEVKRAWFYCKACHEDIKDETLIKKCKCKNYVGMMMMQSGMVKQSNTYRSVPDGSEVARDRGEDISLINRNHRNAAPTTLISPMANQLMNSTTTRQVNKVKPNVTRAPPETNQQEQDTNYQAYHLAYEVKKLMPTSRSSGGNQNSNGVSLPAGLADDQSKDFDFEKTEMKYDSTGMFHWSPARNLEDCILDRNQAAMTVLNGHVVVCLFADPDSPLIGLRNLVMPLRASNFHYHELKHVVIVGSVDYIRREWKMLQNLPKISVLNGSPLSRADLRAVNVNLCDMCCILSAKVPSNDDPTLADKEAILASLNIKAMTFDDTIGVLSAGATNGASAAPAPPGASPAPVLLQRRGSVYGANVPMITELVNDSNVQFLDQDDDDDPDTELYLTQPFACGTAFAVSVLDSLMSTTYFNQNALTLIRSLITGGATPELELILAEGAGLRGGYSTPESLANRDRCRVGQISLYDGPLAQFGEAGKYGDLFVAALRTYGMLCIGLYRFRDTSSTCDASSKRYVITNPPDDFSLLPTDQVFVLMQFDPGVEYRASRRAGGGAGGGAGGAGGGADDAS
- the LOC123693338 gene encoding calcium-activated potassium channel slowpoke isoform X8 produces the protein MASSEEEATTAPSPEDDCLSVRKWWCFLLSSIFTFLAGLLVVLLCRACAFVCCRREPELSPNDPKQKEQKAARQGKQEFEGTFMTEAKDWAGELISGQTTTGRILVVLVFILSIASLIIYFIDASSEEVERCQKWSDNITQQIDLAFNIFFMVYFFIRFIAASDKLWFMLEMYSFVDYFTIPPSFVSIYLDRTWIGLRFLRALRLMTVPDILQYLNILKTSSSIRLAQLVSIFISVWLTAAGIIHLLENSGDPLEFDNAQSLSYWTCVYFLIVTMSTVGYGDVFCHTVLGRTFLVFFLLVGLAMFASSIPEIIELVGSRSKYGGELKREHGKRHIVVCGHITYESVSHFLKDFLHEDREDVDVEVVFLHRKPPDLELEGLFKRHFTTVEFFQGTIMNPIDLQRVKVHEADACLVLANKYCQDPDAEDAANIMRVISIKNYSDDIRVIIQLMQYHNKAYLLNIPSWDWKQGDDVICLAELKLGFIAQSCLAPGFSTMMANLFAMRSFKTSPDTQAWQNDYLQGTGCEMYTESLSTSFTGMTFAQASELCFTKLKLLLLAIEIKGEEGADSKISINPRNAKIHANTQGFFIAQSADEVKRAWFYCKACHEDIKDETLIKKCKCKNYDHHPPPTFTPPELPKKVHLRGSEVARDRGEDISLINRNHRNAAPTTLISPMANQLMNSTTTRQVNKVKPNVTRAPPETNQQEQDTNYQAYHLAYEVKKLMPTSRSSGGNQNSNGVSLPAGLADDQSKDFDFEKTEMKYDSTGMFHWSPARNLEDCILDRNQAAMTVLNGHVVVCLFADPDSPLIGLRNLVMPLRASNFHYHELKHVVIVGSVDYIRREWKMLQNLPKISVLNGSPLSRADLRAVNVNLCDMCCILSAKVPSNDDPTLADKEAILASLNIKAMTFDDTIGVLSAGATNGASAAPAPPGASPAPVLLQRRGSVYGANVPMITELVNDSNVQFLDQDDDDDPDTELYLTQPFACGTAFAVSVLDSLMSTTYFNQNALTLIRSLITGGATPELELILAEGAGLRGGYSTPESLANRDRCRVGQISLYDGPLAQFGEAGKYGDLFVAALRTYGMLCIGLYRFRDTSSTCDASSKRYVITNPPDDFSLLPTDQVFVLMQFDPGVEYRASRRAGGGAGGGAGGAGGGADDAS
- the LOC123693338 gene encoding calcium-activated potassium channel slowpoke isoform X3, translated to MASSEEEATTAPSPEDDCLSVRKWWCFLLSSIFTFLAGLLVVLLCRACAFVCCRREPELSPNDPKQKEQKAARQGKQEFEGTFMTEAKDWAGELISGQTTTGRILVVLVFILSIASLIIYFIDASSEEVERCQKWSDNITQQIDLAFNIFFMVYFFIRFIAASDKLWFMLEMYSFVDYFTIPPSFVSIYLDRTWIGLRFLRALRLMTVPDILQYLNILKTSSSIRLAQLVSIFISVWLTAAGIIHLLENSGDPLEFDNAQSLSYWTCVYFLIVTMSTVGYGDVFCHTVLGRTFLVFFLLVGLAVFASWIPEITELAAQRNKYGGRYNKDVRRRHIVVCGHITYESVSHFLKDFLHEDREDVDVEVVFLHRKPPDLELEGLFKRHFTTVEFFQGTIMNPIDLQRVKVHEADACLVLANKYCQDPDAEDAANIMRVISIKNYSDDIRVIIQLMQYHNKAYLLNIPSWDWKQGDDVICLAELKLGFIAQSCLAPGFSTMMANLFAMRSFKTSPDTQAWQNDYLQGTGCEMYTESLSTSFTGMTFAQASELCFTKLKLLLLAIEIKGEEGADSKISINPRNAKIHANTQGFFIAQSADEVKRAWFYCKACHEDIKDETLIKKCKCKNYVGMMMMQSGMVKQSNTYRSVPDDDHHPPPTFTPPELPKKVHLRGSEVARDRGEDISLINRNHRNAAPTTLISPMANQLMNSTTTRQVNKVKPNVTRAPPETNQQEQDTNYQAYHLAYEVKKLMPTSRSSGGNQNSNGVSLPAGLADDQSKDFDFEKTEMKYDSTGMFHWSPARNLEDCILDRNQAAMTVLNGHVVVCLFADPDSPLIGLRNLVMPLRASNFHYHELKHVVIVGSVDYIRREWKMLQNLPKISVLNGSPLSRADLRAVNVNLCDMCCILSAKVPSNDDPTLADKEAILASLNIKAMTFDDTIGVLSAGATNGASAAPAPPGASPAPVLLQRRGSVYGANVPMITELVNDSNVQFLDQDDDDDPDTELYLTQPFACGTAFAVSVLDSLMSTTYFNQNALTLIRSLITGGATPELELILAEGAGLRGGYSTPESLANRDRCRVGQISLYDGPLAQFGEAGKYGDLFVAALRTYGMLCIGLYRFRDTSSTCDASSKRYVITNPPDDFSLLPTDQVFVLMQFDPGVEYRASRRAGGGAGGGAGGAGGGADDAS